A window of Rosa rugosa chromosome 7, drRosRugo1.1, whole genome shotgun sequence genomic DNA:
AAAACTTTTATGGACATAATAAACATTTCGTGCATTACTGTATTATTAGTAAATTTGCTCTTGAAAATTGGTGTTTTcattaaaaacaaataaatgtaTGTTGTCTAATTTATTACATCTACAATTGTCTTTAGGTTGCAAGCTCTCGTATATGTCAGGTAAACTTTCTCTTTTAATTGCTTTTATTAAACCTCTTAACTTTAAATTGTTATTAGGGTTTGTAATGTGTGTGTAGATGATGTAGAACGGAAGATAATAAGGATCGAAGAGCAGCTTGAtcataaaaaaggaaaaatcggTTTGCTGTAAATTTGGCGTTCTGTGTCAGAATGCTAATTATTATACCTTTTCGAGAAGGAAACGGTGCCAGGAACGACATGTTGCTTTGCCACTACATATAAGCTTTTTCTAGCTTTCGAAATCGTTTCGGGCCTCAAATTTGCAATTTAGTATTTTTTTCAgcattttaggttttctagtttgatttggatttgttttattttaaccTGTGAGCTTTTAGGATTCGTTGTCAgtccctagggtttcttttctcctaTATAAGTAACCTTAAATAGCTGCATAACTTATCTATCTTTCAATCTTTTATCAATTAAAATTAAgagttttctcttattttttggTAAACTCCAGGCAAAGTAAGTGGTTTTAATTATAGTCTTATAGATAGTACGTACAACATAACCAGTTCCCAGGATCGAATTACAAAGATATGATTGAGCCACTACTCAACCAATACAGATTTATTGATTAGCAAACAAGCTAGTATATACTTCTTCCACCCTAATATTTTTGCAGCAGCAGGATCATCGTCGATCTAGTTCCCGGTTTCGGGTCCATGCCCTCCCCCTCCCTTTCCTCCCTTTCCTCCCTTGCCTCCTTTTCCTCCCATACCTCCCTTTCCTCCCTTGCCTCCTCCTTTTCCTCCATTGCCTCCTCTGTTGTATCCCCCTCTGCCATCTTCATTGGAAAATCTTCCTTTTCCTCCATTGCCTCCTCTGTTGTATCCCCCTCCTCGGCCATCTTCAttggaaaatatattttaaagATCAAAACGGAAAATAAAAGATGATGTACATAAATTATATATACCGTAATTCAATAACTCGCTCTATTTATGCATGCATGCCTCAATTAATTCACAAATTCATTATTACCGGAATAATGTGTAGGTAATTAAGAAAGTGGTCCAGATCGAAATTTACCAGTAGTTGGAGTAGTTGTCTCAGTTAGGTCACGATGAGCTGAGACCTCAGCAGTGATGAGGAGAACAGCAAAGATAAAAAGAAGAATAGTCTTTGAGTACGCCATTTCTCGGTTGATTGCGAGTATATATCTGTGAAGGAAATATGCAAGAGGTGATTTATTTTGTAGTGAACTTAATGTAGCTTGGCGCTCCCTTTTTATAGACATAATCTGTAAGACAGAGTGGGAAGATCGAAGAGTGAGTGAGAAAAAAGACACAGATCGAGGTCAATTAGTGAGGCCTACgttttaattaatttcttttgtCGTTCTGGAATAGAAAGTATATGCACGTAACTTATTTATCAATCATGcttttaattcttttgttttgatGATAATTATAAGGTGGATAGATAGGAGGATCGAGATTATAGCTTTGTACAATTCATTCATGTAAGAATTGGAGTCCACGTACAGAAGATTTCCCATGGGAGATCGAGGACCACAAAATAATTGACACTCCAGTCTTAAATCACCCAATGCAGATAAGATTTCAAGGGATGCATGTGGCAAATTGGCTGAATTTCATAAGAACAGACTAGTGATTATCAAAGTCCTTTTCATTGCCGACCATCCATTAAACTGTAACTGTACTACTTGATTGATGTATATACTTCTCAAGTAAATTAGAGAGTAGGTAAAAAGAGTTTGAAATATTGGTAGGCTTTTCAAACTACTTGACTGATATTTTACTGtgttatgttgataaacatctCACATGTCCACCGTTTTGATGATTTGTTGAAGAAAATTAACAtgatttttaattaaaaaatagatgATTCGGAATAAAATATTAAACTATTATCAATAATTTATTTGCTTAATACAATTCAATAACTTAATTTTCTCCGATCCAATATACAGAGGTCCGTGATAAAATCAAAATCTTGGTACAATTAGAAGTAAGTCACTCACGAGTATCTAGCATATCTTTTCACATGCATGCAACCTTATTATGTGTCTGAATGTATATTCAAATAACATTATATCTCTTATCAAGTGACCTACATATCAAAAAGTTGGTAATTTCATATACTAGACATGGACGTGGACGTGGACACAGTCATGGCTGTGGTGATCGTTAAATACGCTGCACTTGTTAATTTTTGTGAATAACAAATAAAATGAACATACCTTATTAGAAGCCTTCGAAATCCTGATACTCACAACTTTGTCAATACCATGTGTATTAAATCTAGAGATGTGAAGCAATTATAATAGAAAGTGAAATTTGGGTTCAAGGTTTTTGCTTGAACAAAAATGACATTGTTACCTGAACGCAATGGACTGCTGGGTTCAAATAGAAAtacatttttaaattttattggttttttttttattatcttaATTTACCATGAATTTTAAAATCATTTCCTACATGGACACAATTGTCTTTTTATGCCAAATTAATTTGTTGGGTGTATTTTATTTGCTGCGGACATttaaaaaaatcaatttaaAATAAGCCACTAACTTATAATTTATAGTTTTTTAGTATCACATTCATATCATGGATTTCATTCTCTGACAATATCTGTTggtttttgaaaagcaaaaactAAAGAAATTACCAGTATGTTGGATATATGTGTAAGATCCATCGATTATCGATGCTCCGCATAACACAAAATTCCTAAATTAACTTTTAGCATCACTCTAAGTCAAAGGCGGTTGTTGATGATATTCTAGTATCACATATCATGTGGCAAATAGGCTGAACACAAGAAGGTTCATCTTCCATGCATGATATAATCCACGTATAACAACGAACATGTCGGTGATAAAGTAGATCtttcaataaaataaaaaaaaacgaggGAAGGATTTCAATGGGTTCAAAATTTTAAGATCACAGCAGAACAAACACTATAGGACCTACACTCCTACAGCGCTTGGTGTGTTTGCATCAATTAATTTTAAAGTAGAGGCCAAAAGCCATTTCATACATGTATGTAGCCGCAGAGTTTGAATAGGGAGGCCATTCACACTGTCGACGGGCATCTCTGATCTCTCTAGCTAGCTAGTCGACAAGTAATTAGAGGGGTTTGATAGATCTTGATGGTTTCTGGCTTTTTCATCAAATCTTTCTTTGGCTTTTTCGACCAAAgggaaacaaagaagaagatttGGATCACCGAAGAAGCTTACAGTACTGGATAGATAGCCAAGCAAAGCACAGTAGCATACGTCCCTCACTGCGTCACTTGACACTTACGTATGGATCGCGCGCGGGGCCTGGATTTTGTTGTAGGGATTGGACTGCATTCTGTATCTGACTCACTGCCGTTGGGTAGTTGGCATTGGtaatttacttttacttttatttagtgaatttgaagtaattttctttttttgttcatACTACTCATTTTATGTTTGGTTATATATgataatttagaaaaaaaaatggaggccAGTTAGGGAAGGAATTGGTTCGATCAGTTCAACTCTGAGTATAAATTATTAATCGaactgataattttttttttaaaataatagaAACCGTACCTTTTCGGTTTTATTCAGTTTCGATTAATTTCAATCACGCTGACTTTAACAAATTGACTGTAATTTTTGACAACTATTTTTTATCCTAATTAACAATATCTATAATTAATTTGAACCAAATAACATGCATTGAATGACAAAAAAAGTCAAGAGAAATTTAAAtctataagaaaaaaaaaaagtagagtaaaCTACATTTACAATAGAGATTGATTAACCTACAATCATAAGTATTGGAAAAGGAAGGGCAAAATATAaactcctaaaaaaaaaaatgctctctctttctctcgagAGAGAAACTCTCAGGCCGCAGCCGTCCTTGATTGGCGGCAACGGTGCTGCAAATTGCTTAACTCTCGGTGGAGAGATTTCCGGGCTACATAGTAGCTCGGTAATTTGGAGGTGGAAGGGTGGCGGCGCTCCTCTTTCTTCTCCCCTACTTGGCGGCAGCAGCGACTGGCTTCGACGGTGTCCCATGATGGCGATCAGTTTGGCTGCAAAGACGCGAGTTGTTTCATTGATATTAAGCGACGCTGGACCTTTCGTTTCGGGCGAGGTCGGATGGGAATTCATTGACTGCTGGGTTTAAGTCGATCTGGATTCATATCCGATCGGAGACACCTTGGAGGTGATGGAGGTGGCCGGGGCAGCTGGTTGTCTTTGGTTATTGAGGGCAAAGCATCTGGTCGTCGATGGTGGAGGCGGTAATATGTCTCGGGTTGTTGACATTGGGCTTGATCTGTGGGCCACCGGCGGTGTTTTCGACGGCGGTGGAGGCGGGACAGAAGCTGGCATGTATGGCGGCGGCGGCTTGCTTGCTTTTTCATATAGGTTTTGCCCTAGGTGTTATGATTGGGCTGCTAGGGTTTTTTGGACCCATGTAGTTATTTTATCTTTATGTTTTAATGTAGCTTTGGGCCTTCATTCTTTTGTGAATGATGGGCCTATTGTTTTCTTGCATTGAGTGGGAGAGAtcgcaaagaaaagagagacctCGTTGTCCATTTAATCTTCTAGCTTCGAGGctctacttttctttgttttgggcttaatcctaaaaggtgggtgtgctaggagaTTACTAGTTTGTTTGCTCTTTTGTTAGGGGTGGCTTTGTAGTAGTTTCTAAGAAACGGTTCTTTTTGACGACCCCACATGGGTGGATCGTTTTTGtattgcttgctgaattatataatgggatgacctcttttactcaaaaaaaaaaaaaaacctacaaTCATAGAATTTAAAGTTCTAATAAGCAATAGAAAATTAAAGAAGCATAGGTGTTAAGATTATGGACAATTATATAGCGTTTGAGAGCCTACAATAGAAACTAAAGCTAATAATAATCAACCCTATCTAATAATTATATAACTTTTTTATGCTTTTGGTTCGTTTCGGTTAAGTTTTTTTCCTGTTTTTCTTAAGTACTAACCGAAAACGTATTGCAAGCatcagttttgttttgtttcgatTTGGTGCGGTTTGTCATTCCATTGAGTAAATTTGGAAGTCTCATTAAAAATACTTACTATAAAGAGAAACCTTTACTGCTTTACACCAACATATAATAAAACCTTTACTTGCAGCATCACCTTTTAATATTAAGGTACATGTTTCGCCAGGCTTTCTTTTCAAAGAATGGATGCTTGAAATGGCATCTACTCTACAGGCTAGTATCTTTGCTAAACCACTTATGGTAATCTGGGCTATTTGGAAAAAACAGAAATGCCATGTTATGGTCTGAAGTGGCAATGCCCCCTTAAACCCTTCTCTTGAGTAGTTTAGCTTGGATGAAGAGTATATAGCTGCTCAGGGAATTGTTGTTCAAGAACAGAGATCCCAAAACGAACGTATTGGAAGCCACCTttgtgataaagtaatctgaggttcgcatccaaaaccaattgacaatggatgaagtggcccaaacccttattgtcacgccccgaattttgaataaaggaattcaaaatccgaaacgcgagaacaacaTTATATCCTCTATTTAGCATATCCTTtcacatgcatgcatgcaaacttattatgAGTCTGAGTGTATATTCAAATAACATTATATCTCTTATCAAGTGACCTACATATCAGAAAGTTTGTAATTTCATATACTGGATTGGGTGTTCGTCGTTATCACCAATCATTTTGCCGAAGGCCCAGTATAGGAACCTAGTATTTCAGACTTATGATCTGATTAATTAGAGATAAATATTTCGTTATGATAAAATCTTAAATAGTGACAAGTGTGACCTGTGACCCATTATTAACCATCACTGCACTAATATTGTCCACCTTAACTAATCATTAGGTATTAGAATATATCACAAAATGTCTCGATATAGTTGGAGATGATTTTTCTAAATGTATCCAGTAAATATCTAAATACAGATTATAAAATATCTATCTACACCCATCAAGTTTCCTCTAAGATGAAGAATACTAACACTCGGGTCCCTGGATGCCCAACACCCCAATCTAGTTGTTTTTTTaaatatcaaaatatatataagttctTGGACATACTTAATCCAGTGCACAAATAGAAACACTCCATCTGTCTATTAGAGCGAGTAACAACTAAACCTTCAATAATCAACACGAACAGAGTTCTTTCCAACTTCGAGACACTAAATAGAGCTCCTATACACTAAATTATTAACACTCGTTCATCACATGAAACATGTCTTTTGTGTTACTGTCTAATATGGAAAAACTGCACTCTCCCGCTACGTTTTTGGAAAACCATAGAGCCCTTGCTCTCGAATTTCTCATCGCCACAATGAAACTCGTCAAGTTATTGAGGTTGATCGAACAACGAAACCGTGTTGATCGAGCTTAAGAACGACATCGTCGTGAATGGCACCATCACAGGTGTGGATATCAGCATGAATACACATTTGAAGACAGTGAAACTTACACTCGGGGAAGAATCCAGTCAGCAGTGGCCGAACTACATGAAGGGCTGTTTCGGCTATAGcccaacccaaaaaaaaaagtagttagCGCATTTAAGGGAAAACCTTTTTCTCTATGTCTACTATATGTCTCGGAAATCTTGACCATTCTTTGCGAGATCATCCACAGTAAAGTtagtttcatatatatatataaggtttTGTTTGTCTAATTAGGAATTAATTGATTCAAAAGGATATAAGCAATCACATGGCTCAAACCTGAGATTTTTAGGTCAAAGGcgtgaaggaattgtgtcctaaaacaatcattttgatgtaattattattgtaattattattaatcaaaagggcaagtttattgttcattgcttatatttaatatttgattgaacaaggtccaaggaatatgagttaaagagaaagtaatctaaagagttagatgtgtgagacctttactctttcacactcttatcctaaaaggttcctagtcataggattatcacttggacattgataatccggaaagactagcacatactatgtatgctcaatatggaggatgatatgtctcttgtcatttgtgtagagacactaatacaagtatgtgggtgctcttaacttaaagagtacactgaacgcgatcattagagttcttgtatggagtcttacttacatgtcaaacttgaactctaaattgcaataatacaaattagtcctttgacctgagacaccatagttgtcttatgagtgaatggattatctcttgatgatgcaataatattgtgtcccttaatggatataatagatgcattcattggtataatcaattcggtcatgtagacatgtgagtgtacaacaaggaatctctatccttaagtaaataaggtgtatgttcaaagatgtgattcaatgagtctttggccaaagcattgaatgagatttaaaaaggagtttttaatcatattctaagaatcacataagaatgaaaatcacattaggggattgacatatcaattccataccccgatgatgtgatttagaacatcgtgttagagaaggaccgtattgtattgtaattccaattgaatagattctttgtcattctacattaactagggtagtcatgatatgttgcaagacgtcactcatgacttgtgaagtccccgaggattaataaacatttattatcctaataacaagggagaatcaaaaatggagtttttgattcgtaaacaaaatagaatggtttctataaacttcactgccttgttaattagaacctaagagatcgcacaccatataagtggatccttgagattgtatatgaagaagattaaacaagagttggttatgagcaaataattaattagatttattatttgaacataattagaattttcgggtaaaaccgaacctattgggcctaaatgATTGTCggattttggtgtggacttgggcttcactaaatgagatttaaatgaaagcccaagacacatttttagtgcccaataacatgtatggaccagccaaaatattggctttatgaaagtcaatattttcttttagtaattggagttatttccaattatataaaagtgaaagcatagaTATAATAATGGAAGGATCTCTACaccattattttcagattagagagagagaaagagagttctctcttggtccatttttcagaaattaaaggaaagaagaacacttgcataatttcttcttttctttcatctttcttcatctcttgattcacttggtgaagatccttagaggccatatatttttgtggctttacttgttacatcaaggagaatattacaagcacaaggagtacaagaaggagttcttaattcaaggtgcttcaaggtggaggaaacacacacaaggagagatcaaggagaggaactttggtggttcacttggatcggattaaaatcacgctccaagggtgagtagaacataaactccctctttgttcttccttactatgcatgctatgtttatatacatatcacaataagccaagatcatgggttaaaggaatggattttatgtttagttagtagtttaatggttaaactaattccgcactaattaaaaagttttgaaatccatccattccttcaaggCGAACCCTAAAAACTGGGAGGACTTTACTCCTCTGCTCTTcatatgagattttttttttttcataatccGGGAAGAATGCACAAAAATCACAAATTCAAAATGCAGGCAGAAGCCAACAAACAAAATAAGTCGAAATACTAATGAAGCTgaaaatgacaagggaaaaTATACAGTGGTCGCGGGGAGAGAGGGAGAAGGGGGTTTTGGAGTTaatttcaggaaaaaaaaaaaaaaaaaactttcccgTCAGATTGCAGGCTATAGCTGTAAGTACGTGTTGGATCCGGATCCTCTCCTTGTGGGAGTTATCCTTATTTATCCTTGGCTTTCAATCTCAACCGTAGATTACATATCCAAGGGCCATTAAAACTCCACATCAGCAAAATATGCATTAAATGGATAGCTTAGAATTCTACTGTTAACAAAACATAAACGCCGTTTacaaataatttttctttttctgtgttttttttcCTCTCCCCATCTTTCTCGTCTTCATGACTTCATCTCTTGCCTCCACGTTAGTTTTCAACCCATTGCCTGTAGTTTTCATGGAGTGATGAGACTGTAGTTTCATCACTTCATGGTTTTTAGAGAAGAAGTGATGACATTTTTCCACTTCTTTCTTTTGGTTATAAGTATTTTATTATATGTGATTGTTTCAGGTAGCGGGCCTAATTAATAGGCATACGCTTTTGTTTCCTGACTTTCATATTTAGGTTGTGGATGAGTCTATGTTGGACTCTCTACGGTACTTATATCCATGTATGTATCTAAATTGCTTTTAATGCAATTActtctttctcaaaaaaaaaaaaaaaaaaccccattGCCTGGTACAGCCAATTGAATACCCAGAGAAATAGACCATCATTCAACCCACTTAACAAACTTCAGAATCATATCTCCTAGTTCGAACGCTCTTATAGCACCGGCATGAGAGTATAGACCAAATGATTGTATTTGAAGACTAATTTCTCTCTTCAACGAGGACTGAAATCCCCACCTCTTTTATGACCAGTAATCACTCTTCAATACCCATTTGCAGCAAACTGCAATCCATAGACAAAATCTCAAGGCTTTAGATCTCTTACAGGATGTCCATTTCATTAGACAATCACCTACTTGATAGATGTCTCTTACATCAATTGTCTTATGAATATTGCAAACTTGCAAAGCATAGAACATAAAAGTTCTGAGAATTAATGTTTTGGGAATTTAAGGAATCAAGAGAGACCCATTTGGTGCTGAACTTCACTGCCAATCCCAAATCTACCGAACCCAAAACATCTTAATAAAATTTCGCCAGCAAACCCACCCAAAATCCCAAAATGAGATTACCAGTTTACCACTCGCTGCAGGTGAATGAATCTCGTCATCCACGTCCATCGCTTTCTTCCCCCACCGCGTGCTAATCTGagagaaaaaaacaaagtaGTGTACAGATCTCTGCGTCTGAGaattggaaaatttccagatgaTAGATCAGATAGAATCAGATTTCAGAAAAACAAGAAGAACGAAAAGGAGAATGGAGAATAGGCGACTAGAAACAGATGGACTAAACTAAGTCCAGAAGCCATAGGCTATTAGGTTGATATTGAAATTGATTCAAAATTTATTTCTGCATGAAAAGGTGTCGAGGAGGTTGAAGGAGGGGAAAGATGACGGAAATAAACGTACTTTAGCATTGGAAATCTTGCTTTTCGGAGTTTAATAGTCTGATGCTGATGTGGACAATTATTAACTCTTTAGATTTCGAATCTAGCAACAAAGGAGGAAATCTAGCCAAGGAGACGATCCGGATCCCGTAAGTGTCAGCTTTTTTTTATCTAATTTCAAGGATTAAATTTAGTGATTCAGTATCGACCTCGACCAGAAAAGTTTGTTTTGCGCCGAGAGCCTCTCTTATTATTATGTCTTGAGCTTATCTCGTCATTCAAATATTGCACGTAAAATAAAGTTTACTGCATACAAATTGGTACTTTCATCGAGAACTTTATAAAACTACGTTAACCTTTGAGCTGGCCGgcaatatatattttctttaaattgttatTAATTAGGTGTTATTagacaaattttttttcccacaCACACtggagttatatatatatatatatatatatatatatatatatatatatatatatatatatatattatatttataGTCAAACATGAATTCAGCTAATTTAAGTGGATCATATATAGTTCATAACATGAA
This region includes:
- the LOC133721845 gene encoding uncharacterized protein LOC133721845 — its product is MAYSKTILLFIFAVLLITAEVSAHRDLTETTTPTTDGRGGGYNRGGNGGKGRFSNEDGRGGYNRGGNGGKGGGKGGKGGMGGKGGKGGKGGKGGGGHGPETGN